The Caldisericaceae bacterium genome has a segment encoding these proteins:
- the amrB gene encoding AmmeMemoRadiSam system protein B translates to MKIREVSASGSFYPDNKEELKSIVRKFVESAPFRDLPNLKAIISPHAGYIYSGPVAGYSYKQLMNIDYLNFQTVVIIAPSHFAYFRGASVGLFDAYKTPLGFVKVSKKAKELLFLDDFHFILEAHLEEHSIEVQLPFLQYILSKFEIIPILYSEASAKSLIKGIEAVLDENTIIVISTDLSHYYSYEEAIKIDQHCINAVKNLDNKQLKNCEACGKIGIEVGIEFSKKYNLKSEILSYATSGDTAGPKTNVVGYLAAAFFGG, encoded by the coding sequence ATGAAAATTAGAGAAGTATCTGCTTCTGGAAGTTTTTACCCTGATAATAAAGAAGAATTAAAAAGCATCGTTAGAAAATTTGTAGAAAGTGCGCCATTTAGAGATCTACCAAATCTTAAAGCCATCATCTCTCCTCATGCTGGTTACATATACTCGGGTCCTGTAGCTGGATATAGTTACAAACAATTAATGAATATCGACTATTTAAATTTCCAAACAGTGGTAATAATTGCACCATCTCACTTTGCATACTTTAGAGGTGCCTCAGTGGGTCTTTTTGATGCATATAAAACTCCATTAGGATTTGTAAAAGTTTCAAAAAAAGCAAAAGAACTCTTATTCCTTGATGACTTCCATTTCATACTCGAAGCACACCTTGAAGAACATAGCATAGAAGTCCAATTACCTTTCTTGCAATACATACTTTCAAAATTTGAAATAATACCAATCCTCTATAGTGAAGCAAGCGCAAAAAGTCTAATAAAAGGAATAGAAGCTGTTTTAGATGAAAACACTATTATTGTAATAAGCACTGACTTAAGCCACTATTATTCATACGAAGAGGCGATTAAAATAGACCAACATTGTATAAATGCCGTTAAAAATTTGGACAACAAACAATTGAAGAACTGTGAAGCTTGCGGTAAAATAGGAATCGAAGTAGGGATAGAATTTTCAAAAAAATACAATCTTAAAAGTGAAATCTTATCATATGCAACAAGCGGTGATACAGCAGGTCCAAAGACAAATGTTGTGGGATACCTTGCTGCAGCTTTCTTTGGAGGATAG